One genomic segment of Tolypothrix sp. NIES-4075 includes these proteins:
- a CDS encoding alpha/beta fold hydrolase — protein MPPKTQSHPYFITTQSSNPNYPLFVFLPGMDETGKELIYIQTAGLEAAFDVRCFVIPPDDLTSWDEMTEKVINLTKIELEKIPRRHVYLCGESFGGCLALKVLEKFPQLFTKIILINSASSFHRVPWLNLGSLLFPYTPQLFYKISSFLSLPFLANLSRIPPTASLALSKSTSSAPQETANQRLSLMRDFDIDENKLSQITQPVLLIGSRNDRLLPSEAEAQYLSNIFPNHQIIALPHSGHACLVERDVNLYQLLLSANFTVA, from the coding sequence ATGCCACCTAAAACTCAAAGTCATCCTTATTTTATAACTACGCAATCATCTAACCCAAATTATCCACTCTTTGTGTTTCTACCGGGGATGGATGAGACTGGGAAGGAATTGATATATATTCAAACAGCAGGTTTAGAAGCTGCTTTTGATGTGCGTTGTTTTGTTATTCCACCTGACGATCTAACAAGTTGGGATGAAATGACAGAAAAAGTGATAAATTTAACTAAGATAGAACTAGAAAAAATACCGCGTAGGCACGTTTATCTTTGTGGAGAATCATTCGGTGGTTGCTTGGCACTCAAAGTCCTAGAAAAGTTTCCTCAGCTATTTACAAAGATTATTTTAATTAATTCTGCTTCTTCATTTCATCGAGTACCTTGGTTAAATTTAGGTTCACTTTTATTTCCTTACACACCTCAACTTTTTTATAAAATATCCTCGTTTTTATCTTTACCATTTCTAGCTAATTTAAGTCGAATTCCACCTACTGCAAGCCTTGCTCTTTCAAAATCGACTAGTTCCGCACCACAAGAAACTGCTAATCAGCGATTATCCCTGATGAGAGACTTTGATATTGACGAGAATAAATTATCTCAAATTACTCAACCTGTCTTACTAATTGGTAGTAGAAATGACCGACTTTTACCTTCAGAAGCAGAAGCACAATATTTAAGTAATATTTTCCCTAATCATCAGATCATAGCTTTACCTCATAGCGGTCATGCTTGCTTAGTTGAAAGGGATGTTAATCTCTATCAACTTTTATTATCCGCTAAT